One window of Triticum dicoccoides isolate Atlit2015 ecotype Zavitan chromosome 5A, WEW_v2.0, whole genome shotgun sequence genomic DNA carries:
- the LOC119297106 gene encoding UDP-glucose 6-dehydrogenase 4-like has translation MSVAGESLRRLGVQAAAATVSSHQLGGIVDAGCVRDYSFLIDQAWIFIFSSAMEYSQSMWWRTSPRCGSAAGTTATGSIYEPGLEDVIKLCRGHNLFFNTDVGEVDIVFFFVNTDTETLGLGADKAAHLLRGRHLCNVIEVAYSIGKDSHIGPRLLSASVGLRGSCFPPAIDVCRGLLENEAVVSIYDSQVTKEQVRRDLAMDKFDWNHPRHLQPKPAYVFDGRNIVDLEKLQDVGFIFYGIGKLLDQ, from the exons ATGTCTGTTGCAG GCGAGAGTCTCCGTCGTTTAGGCGTGCAAGCGGCCGCGGCGACCGTGTCCTCTCACCAGCTGGGCGGCATTGTCGACGCAG gatgtgtccgtgattatagtttcctaattgaccaggcatggatttTCATATTTTCCTCCGCGATGGAGTAcagtcagtcaat gtggtggcggacatCTCCGAGGTGTGGATCGGCGGCTGGAACAACAGCGACCGGCTCCATCTACGAGCCCGGCCTAGAAGACGTCATTAAGCTGTGCCGCGGCCACAACCTATTCTTCAACACCGACGTTGGCGAGGTGGATATCGTCTTCTTCTTCGTCAACACTGACACCGAGACCCTCGGCCTCGGCGCCGACAAGGCCG CGCATCTCCTCCGTGGACGCCATCTCTGCAACGTCATCGAGGTGGCCTACTCCATTGGCAAGGACTCGCACATCGGCCCGCGCTTGCTCTCTGCTAGCGTCGGCTTACGGGGCTCGTGCTTCCCGCCGGCCATCGACGTGTGCCGGGGTCTGCTCGAAAACGAGGCCGTAGTCAGCATCTACGACTCGCAGGTGACCAAGGAGCAGGTGCGGCGCGACCTCGCCATGGACAAGTTTGACTGGAACCACCCACGCCACCTGCAGCCG AAGCCGGCTTATGTCTTCGACGGCCGCAACATCGTTGACCTGGAGAAGCTCCAAGACGTCGGATTCATCTTCTACGGCATTGGCAAGCTGCTTGACCAGTGA